A genomic region of Psychrobacter sp. M13 contains the following coding sequences:
- a CDS encoding LysR family transcriptional regulator gives MMKKPYTYNQLNILNSVLEEGNYTQAAKRLGVSQSAISQALSTLENNLGFKLFMQRGRHLVPTDYCLELGSLTSKIRAVEEDLEQLIHRSKIFESAILKVALCSPLPGTEIIRQFSKRYPKLQTEIYFGNFYETFSRVVNGQVDVGILANVPKDDRLQFKKCATQRLVALCSPNHPFASRESISLTELASETVIFRTHGSTTQKLINEVLAKINLEITPTYIVNTQESVYDAVYQNLGVGFAWSESTIRKDGFVKVPIAELPSDYDEVVFSLKNVNNLVVTALMNSLDTSTYE, from the coding sequence ATGATGAAAAAACCCTATACCTATAATCAGCTAAACATCTTAAACTCTGTGCTTGAGGAAGGTAATTACACGCAAGCAGCTAAACGTTTGGGGGTGTCTCAATCCGCCATTAGCCAAGCCCTATCTACGCTTGAAAACAACCTTGGGTTTAAGCTATTTATGCAGCGTGGCAGGCATCTTGTGCCAACAGATTACTGCTTAGAGCTTGGATCGTTGACGAGTAAAATACGAGCAGTTGAAGAGGATCTAGAGCAGCTAATTCACAGAAGTAAGATTTTTGAATCAGCTATATTAAAGGTAGCTCTATGCAGCCCATTACCGGGAACTGAAATTATCAGGCAGTTTAGTAAGCGCTATCCCAAGCTACAGACTGAAATCTATTTTGGTAATTTCTATGAAACGTTCAGTAGAGTCGTTAACGGTCAAGTAGATGTTGGCATTCTTGCAAATGTGCCAAAAGATGACAGGTTACAGTTTAAGAAATGTGCTACCCAAAGGCTTGTTGCCTTATGCTCACCGAACCACCCTTTTGCATCAAGAGAGTCTATAAGCTTAACTGAACTGGCATCGGAAACCGTTATATTCCGCACGCACGGCTCCACCACTCAAAAACTCATAAATGAAGTACTAGCAAAAATTAATTTAGAGATAACCCCTACATATATCGTTAATACTCAAGAAAGTGTTTACGATGCGGTTTACCAAAACTTAGGAGTAGGATTTGCATGGAGCGAAAGCACAATAAGAAAGGATGGTTTTGTGAAGGTGCCCATTGCGGAGCTACCTTCAGATTATGACGAGGTGGTTTTTTCACTCAAAAATGTAAACAATTTAGTGGTGACTGCTTTAATGAACTCTTTAGATACGTCTACGTATGAATGA
- a CDS encoding DMT family transporter — MNTAFQPSSRKKPLFIMSPLMKGYVAMIIVLFIWSGFALTVRAVGASSLSIADVMLIRFSVPLLLLTPWVLSSLHEIKNIKWSDITFIMLGGVPFLLLATFGASTAPAAYVGTILTGTPVFFAAILSFVLFRQRISLSKFLAFLLILFGIATMIVGNARSIPDSLLYGAAFLLIASLVWAGYTLGLKSTKLSPIAVAIVLSYTSFFVTLVMVLSGVLKTNLGVVSFDEALPFILVQGVGVGVISTIGFSYAVNKLGSIRSLLLGSLSPGLTALLAALILHEALSIAMICGIALSTIGVILSNRVK, encoded by the coding sequence CACTAATGAAAGGCTATGTGGCTATGATTATTGTGTTATTTATCTGGTCAGGCTTTGCCTTGACTGTGCGGGCTGTTGGGGCGTCGTCGTTAAGTATTGCTGATGTCATGCTCATTCGATTTAGCGTGCCCCTGCTTTTATTAACGCCGTGGGTATTGTCTAGCTTACATGAAATCAAAAATATTAAATGGTCTGATATCACGTTTATTATGCTTGGCGGTGTTCCTTTTCTCTTGTTAGCCACTTTTGGCGCGAGCACTGCTCCTGCAGCTTACGTTGGTACTATTTTGACAGGGACGCCAGTATTTTTTGCCGCAATCTTGTCTTTTGTTCTTTTTCGCCAACGGATCTCGCTAAGTAAATTTTTGGCATTTCTTCTTATTCTGTTTGGCATAGCCACTATGATTGTCGGGAATGCAAGGTCAATACCTGACAGTCTTCTATATGGTGCAGCCTTTTTACTGATAGCGAGTCTGGTTTGGGCGGGTTACACTTTAGGCTTAAAGAGTACGAAATTGAGTCCAATAGCTGTTGCTATCGTGCTTTCTTATACTTCATTTTTTGTGACATTGGTGATGGTACTATCTGGTGTTCTGAAGACAAATTTAGGGGTTGTTTCTTTTGACGAGGCTCTACCCTTTATCTTAGTACAAGGGGTTGGCGTTGGCGTTATCTCAACCATTGGATTTTCTTATGCGGTCAATAAACTTGGTTCTATTCGCTCTTTGTTGCTCGGCTCCCTGTCTCCCGGATTAACTGCCTTACTCGCAGCATTGATACTTCATGAAGCCTTATCAATCGCAATGATATGCGGCATAGCGTTGAGCACAATTGGCGTCATTTTATCTAATCGAGTGAAGTAA
- a CDS encoding ABC transporter ATP-binding protein — translation MLELRNVTKKYDGKVIFEDISLKVNKGEIVSILGPSGCGKTTLLHIILGLTDISSGRLAYDNEDITRVPMKHRGFNIVFQDYALFPNLNVKQNIEYGLRNRPNVSTQAEVDELVDLLEIKPHLNKRISQLSGGQKQRVALARTLVMKPKILLLDEPLSALDGVIKETIKARIREIAERYELTTLIVTHDPEEAMTLSDRILLLSDGKVAQYAKPSEIIKNPANDFVKSFILNQLNIKRRNILSLFEADNAPTDPLEKYTQMRPVLDGSSVTEDINAIIQRTAAKSIKDTSKG, via the coding sequence ATGTTAGAACTAAGAAATGTGACTAAAAAGTATGATGGCAAAGTTATTTTTGAGGACATCTCCTTAAAGGTAAATAAGGGTGAGATTGTTTCAATATTGGGCCCATCTGGCTGTGGGAAAACCACGTTACTGCATATTATTTTAGGTCTAACCGATATTAGTTCTGGTCGACTTGCCTATGATAATGAAGACATCACACGTGTGCCTATGAAGCACAGAGGTTTCAATATTGTATTCCAAGACTATGCTTTGTTTCCTAACTTGAATGTAAAGCAGAATATTGAATATGGGCTACGTAATAGACCTAACGTCAGCACACAAGCGGAGGTTGATGAGCTGGTGGACCTTTTGGAGATTAAGCCGCATTTGAACAAGCGAATCAGCCAGCTCTCTGGTGGGCAAAAGCAGCGTGTTGCATTAGCACGTACTTTAGTGATGAAGCCTAAGATTTTATTATTAGATGAGCCTTTATCTGCCTTAGACGGGGTTATTAAAGAGACCATTAAGGCACGTATTCGCGAGATTGCAGAGCGTTATGAGCTAACCACTTTGATTGTGACACATGACCCTGAAGAAGCGATGACACTCTCTGATCGCATTTTGTTGTTATCAGACGGCAAAGTAGCTCAATATGCTAAACCATCAGAAATCATCAAAAACCCTGCCAATGATTTTGTTAAGAGCTTTATCTTAAATCAGTTAAACATCAAACGTCGTAATATCTTGAGCCTATTTGAAGCGGACAATGCGCCAACTGACCCCTTAGAAAAATACACTCAAATGAGACCTGTGCTAGATGGTAGCTCAGTCACTGAAGATATCAATGCCATAATCCAGCGCACAGCTGCTAAGTCAATTAAAGACACCTCCAAGGGTTAA